TCCACATTGTAATGTTTATCTTGGGTGGTTTTATATAAGGTTGTCATTTACTGAtctcttaaaaaaatgaaatggttcCAGCATGTAAATCACTATCATATATGTGGGAGTTGTCCTAAATAATATGAATATTGGAAAAGGGTTCATGACTAGTTAAggtttttaaaatgcaaataccTCTCAGTTTTTTTGTCTCTATATTTATGCAAAATTAACATGTTGGAGAAAAAGTTAAATTGAAGCAAATCTTATTGGCAGCCAGTAAAAAATCACAATCACAAGAAAGTGGCTACAGCCAGAACCCACGACATTAATAAATTGGCACTCAACTATTctagaaatatttaaaatggagACCGTATGAGAATGCGAAAGGAGCGTTTTGACCGTATTTAGAGTAATTTGATTAATTTTGTAACTCCAGATATGATAGCGTTTAATTTGAATGACAGGTGCAAGTCCCTAGGGGATTGAATGGAATGTTATAGTAGGTTCACCCCCCCAGTATTTGagtagttgtgtttttttttcttcatctttatatttattttatttatttattttttgttttggttgttgctTGTTGTTATAGTTTAGATCTTATAGAAACATATAAGTGAGAACTAAttacttttgttgtttttatgtatttggtGTATTTGTGTGaaagtgtttgcttttgtttctttctgtgtATTTTACTTGCAAtaaaaattgtatttaaaaaaagaaaaaatgtctttatttattcatcgaGTGAGAATGTTGTAGCAGCACTTGTGCAGTAATAATGGTCCACAACTCTTCCATAGTGCAGGTTTGGACTGAAAGGGTCGCAGAATCCATCAGAAACACTATGGACCCAACTACAGTCAAGGCTCTGTTCCTTGGCGTTTATTCCGTTCTTCAGCGTGCTTCAGACGATTGATGAGAATCGAGCGCCGAGGAAGTGCTCCGGCCTTATTGCTCCGTCCTTTGAGTCAGTGGCTTTCATCAATATTGAAAGTGCTCCTCACGTTGTGTTGTTCTGCCCTCCAGCAACACCCATGTTCACGCCTTACACAACAGCTATTTCATAACAGCatcattaaatattcatattcagaGCAGCACAGCCGACGATCCTGCATCACAGCAGCCGTGATGATGAGTACGATTAAAGCAAAGAGCAGCTTAAACGCACCTCAGACAGCAGAGGCGGAGCTCATCGCCCTCACAGTGTGACAGAAGTGGCATGAGGGCTTCACCACAGAGTCCTTCGTTGGGCTCATCTGACCACTACCATCTTCCATGCAGTTGTCTGCAACATTATTAAGAGAGTAAAGGAATAGTTCAAAAACACAGTCCGAGTACCACGTGCAGTCTATCGCCTGAACTGTCCTCCGCCGGCGGCACAGCCGTCAGATAGGTTAGATATTTAAATGGTCCTGCTGTCGATGACTTCAGTTTTCAAAAATTCAGTGCTATTTCATCATCTTTCCTCACATTCCAAAAGACAGAggtcttttttaaatatagagTTTCTTTATTGAAGATGTGAATCTGAAAAAATGGTATTGTCATGTAAGAACAAGCTGGAGACCCAAGAGGGGGAATTGTGTTTACGCCAGCAGAGAAGCCCTGATGGCACACAGCTGctgttcaaaaaaataaaaaaataaaacaagacactCATCCACGGAGGGAAatcccaaacacaaacaggaactaAAGATTCTGcaactgttttgtttccttcaacaTCAGGtatcctcagggctgtgttctctctccatggctcttctccctctacaccagctgctgcacctccagccaccagtctgtgaagatgatcaagtttgcggatgacaccaccatcatcgagctcatctcagatggagatgagtcggcttacaggagggaggtggagctcaacgcccagaagacagtggagatgatcatagacttcaggagagtcacggTTTCTCTGTCCACattcatgttggctggttcacccattcctattcTGGACTCCTATAGACGGAAGTTCTTTAAGTGAAAAAATATTGAagtatagttttttttcttccctttttaataataatattaatttattaatcTATCAGCCCTCAGATAGAAAATTAAGGGACATGTTCAGTGCTTCTGACTtcatcagcaacaacaaccacaaAATGGCTGAATCTTGTTGTCAttaaactatttaaaaacaacttattttgaagtcttttgCTGGACTGCATctaaaatattttcactttcaaatcttttttctaTTCCCCGACCCTCCGTAATCTCCACATTTAAGTCCCATTTTTTTACTGATGatgtaaaaaacattttctctttCTGCACAGATAAAGATGTTTTCACCAGACTTCAGTTGGTGGCTGCGCCCTGGAGTCTGAGGACATCACCTGCTTTGTTCACCGGATAAAACGTCAGGGGTTTCAGACATCAATTTCTGTCCGTGTGCTTTGATGCTGCCGCAGGCTGCGGTTGTCATTATGTTCATCAATTCTCCATCATCAGTTTTGCAGGTCAGGTTTGGGACACAAATGGTGGGAAAACAAGTGACAGAGGGAGATGAAATGGAATCAAAAAGCTTCCTCCAGACAAGACTTTCCCTTTTCCATTTTGAAGCTCTCATTTAAAAATATGCTTTAATGTGCCCTAACATGTATGGGAAAGTACCACTGAGCGTGGACGGTGGGGAATTCAACTACTTGTTAGTCACAGCCAGGCAAACAACATAGAAGTCCTAGTCGTGCTTGAATgaacaaaacaaccattttGAGGACAGATTATTTGATGTAATGAGAAGAGAGGAAACAACAATGTAAGTATTTTAATGaacaagtgaagaagaaaagttGATAGAAATCAGACAATAGTAGTAGATATTGCGTAAAAGAAGTGAGAAGAGATGCAAGATGGTGGAAGTGTCGCGGCACATTGGAAAGATGGATTGACTCGAGCGGGAACAGCAAATGACTGGATGGTTTAGTTGGAGGCGGCTGTGTCTGGTGAGGAGAGCATGGAGGAAGACAGTGAAGGAGTCAGGGAGAAACGGGCTCCACTGGTGGAGGAGTTCTGCAGACAGCTGAGTGAAGGGCTCAGCAGGGAGGTCGCCCTGCAGAGCCTGCAGCCGCCTCACTGTTGCATGTGTGAGAAGAAACGCAGAGAAGGTCATGATGAGGGATCAACGAAGAATTTCACCTCCAGATCAAATGAAATTTTATGTGGACAAGATGATATGTTTAATGATGTTAAAACAAACTAACAATATTTCCTTAACTGGATCATTCAAAAagtcattgaaaacaaaaatatattcacaTAAATAACAATTTAACAAAATGAAGGAGAGAAGTTTGACTGATTTTTTTTGATCGTTGCATTCCAAGcaaggcggccattttgtaaacgTCAGCGAGACGTAACTTTGAGTGTACAAATACAACAGAGCCCCTTAATGCTAAATCAGCTTGTAACAGTATGAGGCTTTATGGAGGATTGGATGGTGtgtgaggggaggagggggcatCAGGCACGGGCTGAGAGTAAACACCATAATGGTCCTTCGCCTTCAGTGCACACGTTTTCCTATAGGCGACTACGAGATTACTGCAATTAGTATATTAACTGGAAATGAATGGACATTCATTTTCCCCCATTGACTAGTAACGCAGCGTCGCTTGCAGCTGGACCCTGTCTAACGTGGACCAGGCAGAAAATCACACATAAAACAGTTGTTGATAGAACCCATTAATACAGCTGATTTAACTACTGAACATATGCAACTGAAGCTCTCTGAAATATAACACCTGAAAAGCAGGACACCACGTCTGAACCAGACGATCAGATGTACAGAGCTTGTGCTTGACACTATTTTCTGTCATCTCCTGGACAAGCAGATGGCCTATTCTTATCTAACGTTTATCGCCTTAacagatggattttttttgtgcagTTCCACAGGAAGCACACAGCAGATAAGGAAGCTTGGAAATAGGACGGATAATTAAGCGATAAACacgacgcagcagcagcagcagcagcttcctgacTCAAATATCAACTGGACCCGGATGAGAGATTCACTGGTGCTGAACCTGTTGCTCAGCCTCAGTAGGAATGTTTGTTTTGACATCTATTAGAGTTGCAACAGACTGAATACACAGCCCCAGGACATGTTTCTGGAGGGAGGGACCTCAAGGAAGGGGTGGAAGAATGGTAAACAAACAGTGAGCACTGGAGGACGTTTGTGTTCATTCAATGGATGAACTTTACAGGAACGTGACCAGTCTGTACTCACTGCAGTGACACTGGAACATGTGACAGCACTAACTTCTCTCTCTCATTTCGTTGCCTTGTGAGCGTAATTGCAAGTGTCTGTCTGAGATGCCACATTTTCTAGCAAGCCTTATATAAGCATTTCCAATcagaggatgtgtgtgtgtgtcattgactCACTCGTGTCCTGCATCCTGACTGAAACTCTAATTAAACAGTTATATTTGGCAGTGCATAATTAAAAGTCAACAGTTGTGACTGTGAGATAATCCCCATGTATGTCAGCTTTTTAATGTAACCTGCTTCTCGGTCATCGAGGCAGAGGCTGCAGAGCAAAACAGATTCTTGTTTTCGTTTCATGCCTCTGCTTTACATGTCGACCTTCCTGCAATATAGTCCTGCGGCACTGGAGATTTCTATTGCACCAGGTCCGTAACGCCCTCTTTAGAGGGACTTGTTTAAGCAGAGCCTGTGCCCTCTGTTAGCATGCACCTCGCCCTCGCTTCCTCACCACCCGCCAGTTTTAAGCTGCTCACCAGGACAGCACCGTGACTGGACAGCACAACAGTCACCGAATCACTGAGGAAGCCGGTCGCAAAATAGTGCAGGTGTGATGGTACTTTAGCACTGCCTCATGAGCTGGAGACTGTTGGGTCTAAAATAACAGGCAGGGAGTGATTCCAAATGTTTCCTCCGTTCATTCATTCCTGTTTGAGATAGGATTGTGATCAGAGTGAGTGACCTGAGCCTGAGGTGGCTTCTGCGAGCTGCTGCAATCATAGAAGTAAACAGAAGCAAGGACGCTCTAAAAACTAGGTGTTTCCTTCAGTCAAAGATATGGGGTGCTGAATGGGACTTCCACTTCCCATGTTCCCACTGCTCAAATGTCAGCTGTCTATCCATGGCCAGTCGCAGCTGCTGACAGGGAGGGATGagaggaaacacatgaaaaagtTCTATAATATTCACTCATCCAGTTCAAATGCTGTTTTGAATTTGATGATCCAAAACCAGTCCAATAAAAAACAACCAGAGGAGCTGTCTTTGGTGCTTTAACTGATGATGGTGTGAGGTTTTTTGTCTCTTCGGTTTATTTCATGGTCATCTCTTCATCTACGTGGTGGACCGACCAATTTAACCGTTTGCTGTTGTCGTAAATCCTAGATGACACCATGTAATTGTAATTCCTGGAAGAAATTGTGATCACAGCGTGTTTTATGAGGCTGGGAAAATAAACACTATTTTTACTACCCAGGCTCAAGGACGGAAAACTGACCTTTAAGTTGAATAAAGTCACATTGATGATTGATGAcaacaatatacagtataagGTATTACTATGCGCTGATTTATCACTCTCACTGGTTTGGAGTTTCCGGCGCGATGTGGACAGATCAAGTATTCTTGAGGACAAGTGTAGAAGTATAGTCCAGAACACATACCTGAGAGTATACTACTTTTATAATTCTTTGGACTAATTGGAACTTTTTTAGTTTTCTAAAGTATACTTTCAAGTATTCAGTGAGTATACTACTCGTGTTGTCACGAGTCAAGGACGcgggagcgggacccaagcgcagtggtgaaagttacaggAGGCAGGcgcgagtcaaaaataattgtaatcattaacaaacacaacaaaaagcgtcaccgaaccgggagaaacaaagcaaaatcagAATGTCCAAAACGGAGTAACGAAACAGAACGAGGCAGAACgaagcagaagtccataaacgaGAAGAATCCAACAGAAAGCaccaccaaaccgggagaaaacaaacttaaatcacagcgaactagaggagacgaaagcacaatgaaccgagagtcaatcacaaaagaaaccaggaaacatacggaaacaggaggaaacaaaacagtatctcaggcaccagggtttaagacaaacaagctagctagcgcacagaacaagagaccgaaacggagagccaatttaccgcagggaacaaaggagtccaacggaaagagtcacagaaccgggagaaacaaacaaacttaaatcacagggaacaataggagagcgtcacaggaactagagaagaccatctggcacacgttgctggagtccaggtgctttgtgatcaggggttgactggctccagccgtgtgccacgcaaacaggatgaaaaaaaaacaggactcacaggacaaaataagagcagaatcatgacaagtGTGCTAGGTATATACTTGTCATCCACATTTCAGTTATTCAATCTGCCACAGAATGGACCCAAGTTTGAGTTCGGAAGAGAAACATGGTGGCACAAATCAGCGAGTGCTGACTGTTGACAATATGTCAACAACATTTCCGGTCTAAACACATGTCCCTTTCACCATGAGTCAACATGAGAAATTAAAGTTGTTTTAATGATTTGCATGTTTCTCAAGTCATGTGACCGtagctccttggtggaggtcagcggTGTTTCCATTCAAAATACTCTAACTTTGTTGAGTCTTGATGCAAAAGGCTTCTAGTAGAACTGGTTCTGAACACCTTAATATTTTTCAGGAAAGCTaactttttatttctcttccgATCACTCATTTGGCAGAGGCAAATGTCAAACAGATTTTCTTTCAGGCTGGTATTTAGTGGAGCAGCTGATCTGTCCAGGTGCCCTTCAAAGGTCTAATGGACTGTGGTCTTTCACTGGCATCTAAACATCTGAATCTGTTGAAAGGTCTGATCGGAGACGATAGAGAGCTCCTGAACAAAAAGGTGGCCTGACATTCATTCACTCTGTCGTTACATGGGCGTCACAGCAAAAGCTTTTATTTATCATGACCTTTCAAGGATGCCAATTTGGATGTGCTTTGTTGATCATCGCAGCGTTTATCCGCTTTACTTGATGTGACCTTTGCCGCTTACATGGGTCCTCTGATGATTCCCGGCAACAGTCGAGCCGCCCCTGGCTGAGCCCACGGAGGAGCTTATCTGGAGGAGTTGAAATTTTGCTCCAGCGGATGAACTGAAGTACTTGCTGCAGCGAAACCTAACTATTCTCTCTGGCCGTTCCATTTATCAGCATTCTGCAGTGATCGCTGAGGCAGAGTCAGACATTAtcattttaattacatttttgtgaTGATATAAAAACAGTCCTCTGAGTTGTTGGCTACTCTCCACGTTTTTGGATTGTGGCAGGAAGCTAGAGTGTCCGGAGGAAACCCACTCGAGCGTCGGGAAGAAAGGTCTGAGAGATAGAGCTGCCGTGAGCAGGACTTGAACTTGGCAAAGGATCTTGTACTACACAAATGTTCTCTTTCTTCAGATGAACTAGACCAAAGTGCGTGACTCATGCACAGGCCAggctccaccaccacctccttAATAGCTTGGATCTAAaccaaacatttacatttcattccATAATCTGAATTCTTTCTAAAGTGACTCTAGTATGGGGAAGGGTGGGGGTCTCGGACTGTTCCTTTGGCCTGGATGTGAGGTGGAATCCTCATCACTGTGACTGCCACAGATGTGATCCACTCAAAGCTTTGCTCCAGAGCCACGAGTCTGGATTTCCTGAACAATCCATTTCACAACCTGCCTGATTGTTCAAATTCAACAGCAGTTTAGTGACACATCCTGTGGAGTGTTCATACTCATGTGTTACACAACAGCAGATGTGCAAAGCGAAATGATTTTCTTTCAGCATTTGAACGAGCGTTTTATCATCGGCGGTTCTTAGTAACTGATAAAGTTGTTACCGCTGGACTGAGGAAATGTGCTTTTCATctgccttcatcttcatctgagcTCAAGATGGGCCCTTTCAACATCAATCTCAAGTTACTGGCGACTAAACACGTGAagattattcattattattgttatttattgtaGTTACAGACAGTAGGAGAGGTCGACTTTGAGACCTCATCTGAGACAATGTCAGAGTGATGCTACAGGAGAATGTGGTACAGAAATTCAGTATCACAGAACATGTTCAGCATCTGCACCTATCACCACCAAAACTGTTATTCATTTACTAAAGCTATTTGTTCACATGAACAACTCAGTCAATCACAATAGCAAATCACAACTTCTTCCGCTCAGCCAtcactgttaaatttgtgatcagcctctgttattttattttattttattaacagcactttatgtcgaagcactttcctagatgGTGGGACCCCTACTGACCAtagcaataaattctattctgattctgatgcttGTTCGTTTAATGACAGTTTGGTGGGTTGGGGCGCCCTCTAGCGGTTGTTAAACTTCCCCGGTAGACGCACTGCTGCTGGTCAACTAGTGCAACTccgtgaatgaatgaatgaatggatgtttaTTCCAAGCTCCTCTATAACATTTACTTGTCTTACTTTTCTCTGCATTATATTTGATAGCGCCCGATATATTACACATTGTGAAGGCAACATTTTGTTAAACAGAGTGACGGACAGTTCTTTATTTTTGAGCgttgttttattattcttttcattATTATAGTTTTCCCGATAAGTAGTTATGTGTAATCATGTGAAGGCTTGTGTCTATGTTATGAcatttatgttgtgttgtgtgttgctgtcagTCCGTTACTTCTAGTAccattacaaataataataataataataataataataataataataataataataataataataataataatgataataatattttacaCTGTTACTCTCTTTGTAAAATAATCTATTGAGCATTCTGTTcttataaatgaaaacaaactataTCAAACAATTATTGGTGACATATTAGTCTGTTTAATTGTTAAAATgctattaaatatattttttaaatgtgaatttaatTCATCATGTCAAATGATCTTGATGATGACGATTAATCACCCACAAATTAATGTAATTAATATTCTTTGCTGGAGGCCTTTAACTGTTCAAATGAAAAACGCTTGGCTCTCAGTCTCTTGCTGTTATTATGTTAAGATTATGTTATAAACTCATATTTGTGGTGACGGCACATTTATTAATTTGAGACATTAGTTTACGTTGAGTCTTTTAAATGTTATGTGTCTAAATCTCTTCAACATTTCATACAGGCAATAATGAACTGAGGGGATTCACCTGATGTCATGAATCAAACTGCAAACTAGGCAGTTTTCGTTTGGAGGAGCTGATTAATCCCAGGAGTTTTGTTAAGAACCACACTGGAGAACAACTGGCTCTCTTCTGTGTCCCAAACAAAGCATTCATTTCTGCTTCTTCTGATCAGGAGAAGGTTCTCCGCATTTTCAAATGAAGGCTGGATGGAAAACTTGAGCGGGAAAAATGAGCGGCTCGCGAGGATGAACGTGAAGCCTTTATTGGGACGTGACAGAGAAGATTTAGTCGATAACCGTGGCAAAATGGACAGCTACATGGAGGCAGATGCCGAGCTGGTGGGAATGGGACTTCGTGTCTCAGTGTCCCCGGTCCAAACGGCCTTCTACATCCTCCTGGTGCTGCTGGGAATCCTGGGAAATTCCACGGTGATCCTTGTCATCGGCAAGAGTGTGATTATGGATCACGCCGGAGGACGGAACTcggacatcatcatcatcaacatggcCTTCTCCAACCTGCTGGTGTCGGTGATGAGGAACACTCTGCTTGTCATCTCAGACATGGGGCTGGAGGTACGAGCGTCAACAAACACGCAACACAGTTTACATTTGTGTGCGCAGCAGAGCGCGCCAGCGTGACCCTCTTCTCCCGTTTGTTTACGCAGCTGTACTCGTCTAAAGAGTGGTGTCAGCTCCTCATGGGCGTGTGGGTGTGGCTGCGATCGGTCAACGTCTGGTCAACACTCTTCCTCAGCgccttccatctccagacactCAGGAGGGTGGCCCCCACCATAGGCATGCTGCATGGCCCTCGTGGGGTTCCCAAGGCCCTGCTGCTGAGTTTAGGTCTGATCTGGTTGGTCAACTTTATTTACTCCATCCCTGCTCACATCTTCTCCACAAGTGGGAATGTCAACTCCACTGAGGTGAGAGCAAGACTTTTGAGATCCGATGGTGCAGAGGTACTGCTTTTATTAGAAGTGAAATAAGGTCTTCATTTCACTCTTGTGCACTGGCATGCTTACAAGCACACGAGTGAATCAAATTCTGCATTGCTCATGGACGATAAAGAGAGTACATGAACCTGTCATTCAAGCTTTAAATCAAAAGGCACATGCAACACATGTTGCCTACAGCTCAAAGTACACAGAGAACAAGCCAATCATTTAgactttgggttttttttccagtctaaATGATCAAAAAGttttataattatatttttttctatcatGTAATAACTGGTTTGAAATATACGGAATGTGGTACAATAACTTTGACAACAATAATGAAGAGATTTGTAGACAAAGTGAACGGTGGAGATGTTTAAAGCTGATCACGGCGTGCGTCTGTCCTCAGACTTTAATGTTGGTCAGCAGCACGACGCGACCCCTGCTGGGCTGCGTGTGGAACTTCCCCACCGAGTACAGCGGCCTGGCTTATGCCACCACCTCCATGGTGATCCATGAAGCGCTTCCCATCATCCTGATGGCTCTGACCAACATGAGCTCCCTCTACACGCTCTACTCTCACAGCAGGAAGAGCAGCTCCACGAAGGACGCCCTGGTCATCAAGAGAGTTCCCGCTGAGAGGCGAGCGGCGAAGGTGGGGAGTTTTGTTCCTTGTTGAGTGCAGTTCCAGATGGTTGattctcctctccacctctccCGCAAGGTGATTCTGGCTCTCATCATGCTCTTCATCGCCTCCTGGGGCACCAGCATCATATCCGTCAACTATTTCAACTACAACCGCGGCACCTCGGCGGATTTCTTGCTGGTGGTCGCCCGCTTTGCCAACATCATCTTCATTGCCATGTCTCCCGGTGTTCTGGCCATCGGCCACCGTCGCCTGAGGGCCTTCATCAAGTCTGCCCTCTCCAGCTGACCAGTAGGATCATGGTTAGCTCCgccttgtgtgtgtgattctgGAGATGCTTGTGTGCAAGCGCATTGACATCCTGTATTAAGGTTTGTTTCATTTACAGACTGAATAGAGTGAGGAAGTTATCAGAAAAGATGATGAAATGTCTCTAGTTTGATGAGACATCAAACTGTGACACTTTGTTACACGTAATAATAagataataatagcaatatatGTGATAATAACCAtcctttgttttttccaaaaagaCATTATAGTCATTAGTCATTAAAGTTTAAGGCTCTGTTTATGCCAGATTCCATGGAgaaataatttataataaattcaaattaaaacaaacaaaag
Above is a window of Synchiropus splendidus isolate RoL2022-P1 chromosome 6, RoL_Sspl_1.0, whole genome shotgun sequence DNA encoding:
- the LOC128760392 gene encoding olfactory receptor class A-like protein 4, translated to MDSYMEADAELVGMGLRVSVSPVQTAFYILLVLLGILGNSTVILVIGKSVIMDHAGGRNSDIIIINMAFSNLLVSVMRNTLLVISDMGLELYSSKEWCQLLMGVWVWLRSVNVWSTLFLSAFHLQTLRRVAPTIGMLHGPRGVPKALLLSLGLIWLVNFIYSIPAHIFSTSGNVNSTETLMLVSSTTRPLLGCVWNFPTEYSGLAYATTSMVIHEALPIILMALTNMSSLYTLYSHSRKSSSTKDALVIKRVPAERRAAKVILALIMLFIASWGTSIISVNYFNYNRGTSADFLLVVARFANIIFIAMSPGVLAIGHRRLRAFIKSALSS